The following coding sequences lie in one Spinacia oleracea cultivar Varoflay chromosome 1, BTI_SOV_V1, whole genome shotgun sequence genomic window:
- the LOC110774923 gene encoding helicase and polymerase-containing protein TEBICHI: MDSDAPRTRIDQFYASKKKKIFSPKTAKDSSPSAKGTLENYLVTSQNDSVKRSLALEIDLSAKNEIKEILLPSDGTVRESISSEAVPGSESGAGNAGGGAGRQDIPDQVQGPENAELNKFAMDFLSLYCSGIQSSSLSEQKPNEHKRRGSPSVLIAEGAESKKRHYAADNEISQPDHQTPSCDKRALGLVQCSNFLEKAEKVANSAVEVDCDEDLSKPQASLRKCNKTTNSTSSVNEFSTPATFCKSSSARETPVSTRGSSIFSPGEAFWNEAIQVVDGLFPQTGNRFSQDADDAGITINKTLGEGSSNIFDVPIDIDASSSKQTGLTTTLSEKYVENLEIEASPLPVKHFDFSCDDKNVDRSMPIHISSVNKEDHKDGAVCKFADHERPLDKNAGTGSEVQLHTLAHKVLEEVAPVFVSEKRRHSLFSSESDKKSYDLHNRENANFGAPGISDGSGTPSSCMPLEDRLDLSNWLPPEICRIYRRKGIPKLYPWQVDCLQMDGVLQKRNLVYCASTSAGKSFVAEILMLRRVIHSGKIALLVLPYVSICVEKAEHLEVLLEPLGKHVRSYYGNQGGGSLPKDTSVAVCTIEKANSLVNRLLEEDRLSEVGIIVIDELHMVADPGRGYLLELLLTKLRYASGEGNSESCSGESSGTSSGKGDITQGLQIVGMSATMPNVAAVAEWLHAALYQTEFRPVPLEEFIKVGSNIYDKKMEIVRTIPKSADLGGKDPDHVVELCNEVVQDGNSVLIFCSSRKGCESTAKHISLYLKKFSAKIQEGSSDFIDVFSAIDALRRCPVGLDPVLEQTLPSGVAYHHAGLTVEERDIVETCYRKGLVRVLTATSTLAAGVNLPARRVIFRQPKIGRDFLDGTRYKQMAGRAGRTGIDAKGESVLLCRPEEVKRIKALMNDSCPPLQSCLSEDKNGMTHAILEVVASGIVQTANDIHRYVRCTLLNSTKPFEDVVKSAQDSLKWLCHKKFLEWNNDTKLYSTTPLGRAAFGSSLSPEESLIVLDDLSRAREGFVLASDLHLVYLATPINVEVEPDWELFYERFMELSSIDQSVGNRVGVIEPFLMRMAHGAPVRTANHSRNDIKGLHSRIDSLLGVSKSNTLSNEQSLRVCRRFYVALILSRLVQELPVGEVCAAFKVARGMVQALQENAGRFASMVSVFCERLGWLDLEGLVAKFQNRVSFGVRAEIVELTTIPYVKGSRARALYKAGLRTPLAIAEASVAEIAKALFESSSWAASENLAQRRVHLGIAKKIKNGARKIVLDKAEEARAAAFSAFQSLGLNVPQLSHPVLLPASGDLIDTDAVTHSSGENSTSSSSDHKRKHISTELVERRGNECAPNSDVGRPAKKLVTGLEISAEKKAVNSFPGVLAIRASSTSDKDFVPVKGTTPIPCLGQNETMPCVGVMNEEDRKWEKNNVCSGSNKQRSNDKGPINVISASSLDALLDVLESVGDFYFDIHFNKKSEVNSMVAYEVLGLAICWENSPVYYVNLTKILQNSNVDSCNNSGQVNSIDANILSVPENLRWMRIGRLLGRMDVRKFTWNLKHQIMVLKNAVLSLNKNSLSQTLKSTAIELVDGSFFRLPKVILQNGIDICIVAWILWPDEERSSNPSLEKEVKKRLTSEAAAAANQSGRWKNQMRRAAHNGCCRRAAQIRALQCVLWKLLTSEELVDALLGIELPLVHVLAEMEDQGMGVDMEGCLKARHLLSKKLKILEKEAYKHAGKVFSLYMPADIANVLYEHLKLPIPEGHNKGKQHASTDKHCLDALRLEHPIVPVIKEHRTLSKLLNCTLGSICSLAKLSMKTQRYTLHGRWLQTSTATGRLSMEEPNLQCVEHMVEFRMHQNGDVQCDSDGTDYKINARDYFIPTEENWLLLTADYSQIELRLMAHFSKDPSLIELLSDPHGDAFTMVASRWTGKLESNVSSQERDQTKRLVYGILYGMGANTLAEQLHCSADEAKAKIQSFKNSFPGVASWLHEAVAFCRQRGYVQTLKGRKRFLSKIQFGDGKEKAKAQRQAVNSICQGSAADIIKIAMINIYSVIAESETHSSTDALVTKFSMLKGRCHILLQVHDELVMEVDPSVLREAGLLLKMCMGSAASLLVPLQVKVKVGRTWGSLEPFTVNDAGG, encoded by the exons ATGGATTCCGACGCACCTCGTACCCGCATTGATCAG TTTTATGcgtcaaagaaaaagaaaatattttcacCAAAGACTGCTAAAGATTCATCGCCTAGTGCAAAAGGGACATTGGAAAACTATTTGGTGACTTCACAAAATGATTCAGTGAAAAGAAGTTTGGCATTGGAGATTGATTTATCTgccaaaaatgaaattaaagAGATCCTTTTGCCGAGTGATGGTACTGTTAGGGAATCAATTTCATCTGAAGCGGTTCCAGGAAGTGAGTCCGGAGCCGGAAATGCCGGTGGTGGAGCAGGTCGGCAGGATATTCCGGACCAAGTTCAAGGCCCTGAGAACGCAGAGCTTAACAAGTTTGCTATGGACTTTTTATCGTTGTATTGCAG TGGAATTCAATCAAGCTCGCTTTCTGAGCAAAAACCAAATGAGCATAAAAGAAGGGGGAGTCCGTCAGTGCTTATAGCAGAAGGTGCAGAGTCCAAGAAAAGGCACTATGCTGCTGATAATGAAATATCACAGCCGGATCATCAGACACCAAGTTGCGATAAAAGAGCTCTTGGTCTTGTGCAGTGCAGCAATTTTCTTGAAAAGGCGGAAAAAGTTGCCAACTCTGCCGTAGAA GTTGACTGTGATGAAGATTTGTCTAAGCCACAAGCCAGCTTAAGAAAATGCAATAAAACTACAAATTCAACCTCATCGGTGAACGAGTTTTCCACACCTGCCACATTTTGTAAAAGTTCGAGTGCACGTGAAACTCCCGTATCAACTCGTGGAAGCTCCATCTTTTCACCAGGAGAAGCATTCTGGAACGAGGCAATTCAAGTTGTTGATGGCTTGTTTCCTCAAACTGGTAACAGGTTTTCTCAGGATGCAGACGATGCAGGTATCACTATCAACAAGACACTAGGTGAAGGGAGTTCAAATATATTCGATGTACCAATTGATATTGATGCTAGCAGTTCTAAGCAGACCGGGTTAACTACTACATTGTCAGAGAAATATGTGGAAAATCTGGAAATAGAAGCATCCCCATTGCCTGTTAAGCATTTTGATTTCTCATGTGATGACAAAAATGTGGACAGAAGTATGCCAATTCATATTTCTTCAGTAAACAAAGAAGATCATAAAGATGGTGCAGTATGCAAATTTGCAGATCACGAGAGGCCACTAGATAAAAATGCTGGAACTGGCAGTGAAGTTCAGTTACATACATTAGCACATAAAGTATTGGAGGAAGTAGCTCCTGTGTTTGTATCTGAAAAAAGGAGGCATAGTTTATTTAGTTCGGAGAGTGACAAAAAAAGTTATGACTTACATAACAGGGAAAATGCTAACTTTGGGGCTCCCGGTATCTCTGATGGATCTGGTACTCCTTCAAGTTGCATGCCTTTGGAGGATCGGCTAGACCTGAGCAACTGGCTGCCTCCTGAGATATGTCGCATTTATAGACGCAAAGGAATACCTAAACTCTATCCTTGGCAG GTTGATTGTCTTCAAATGGATGGTGTTTTGCAGAAGAGAAATCTTGTTTATTGTGCATCTACGAG TGCCGGAAAAAGTTTTGTTGCTGAGATCCTGATGTTGCGACGTGTCATACACTCTGGAAAAATTGCTCTGCTTGTGCTACCTTATGTTTCTATCTGTGTTGAAAAG GCAGAACATCTTGAGGTCCTGTTGGAACCCCTTGGCAAGCATGTTCGCAGCTATTACGGGAATCAAGGTGGTGGGTCACTTCCAAAAGATACATCAGTAGCTGTCTGTACTATAGAGAAGGCCAACTCGTTAGTTAAcagattgcttgaagaagataGATTATCAGAAGTGGGAATTATCGTGATTGATGAACTGCACATG GTTGCTGATCCTGGCAGGGGTTATCTGTTAGAGCTTCTATTGACAAAGCTCCGCTACGCATCTGGTGAAGGTAATAGTGAATCATGCAGCGGAGAAAGTTCAGGCACAAGTAGCGGTAAAGGTGACATAACTCAAGGTCTGCAAATTGTTGGGATGAGTGCTACAATGCCAAACGTGGCAGCAGTTGCCGAATGGCTTCAT GCGGCATTATACCAGACTGAGTTTCGTCCAGTACCTTTGGAGGAATTTATAAAAGTGGGCAGCAATATCTATGACAAAAAGATGGAAATTGTTAGGACTATTCCTAAGTCAGCGGATCTTGGAGGGAAAGATCCAGATCATGTTGTGGAATTATGCAATGAG GTTGTTCAAGATGGTAATTCTGTACTCATTTTCTGTTCAAGTCGGAAAGGATGTGAATCTACAGCCAAGCATATCTCATTGTATCTCAAGAAGTTCTCTGCCAAAATCCAAGAAGGGTCGAGTGACTTTATTGATGTTTTTTCAGCCATTGATGCCTTGAGAAGGTGTCCTGTGGGTTTAGATCCCGTGTTGGAGCAAACTCTCCCTTCTGGTGTTGCCTATCATCATGCTGGCCTCACG GTTGAGGAAAGAGACATTGTTGAAACCTGCTATCGTAAAGGATTAGTACGTGTCCTAACTGCCACATCTACTCTAGCTGCTGGTGTTAATTTACCTGCTAGGAGAGTCATATTTCGTCAACCAAAAATCGGTCGTGATTTCCTTGATGGGACAAGGTACAAACAAATGGCTGGTAGAGCTGGTCGAACCGGTATAGATGCAAAAGGAGAAAGT GTACTTCTTTGTAGACCTGAAGAAGTTAAGAGAATAAAAGCCCTTATGAACGACAGTTGTCCACCTCTGCAATCTTGTCTTTCAGAAGATAAAAATGGAATGACTCATGCTATCCTGGAAGTCGTGGCCAGTGGAATTGTTCAAACAGCTAATGATATTCACCGATACGTGAGGTGTACGCTCCTTAATTCTACAAAGCCATTTGAAGATGTTGTCAAATCAGCACAAGATTCTCTTAAGTGGTTGTGTCATAAAAAATTCCTTGAGTGGAATAATGATACTAAGTTATACAGTACCACTCCTCTGGGAAGAGCAGCTTTTGGCAGTTCTCTGTCTCCAGAAGAATCCCTT ATTGTTCTGGATGATCTTTCACGTGCAAGAGAAGGATTTGTGTTAGCATCTGATCTTCATTTGGTTTATTTGGCAACACCAATAAATGTTGAAGTTGAGCCTGACTGGGAACTGTTTTATGAACGATTTATGGAGCTGTCTTCCATAGACCAG TCAGTTGGCAACCGTGTTGGAGTTATAGAGCCATTTTTGATGCGAATGGCACATGGGGCACCTGTGCGTACTGCAAATCATTCTAGAAATGATATCAAAGGATTGCATAGCCGAATAGATTCCCTACTAGGAGTCTCAAAAAGTAATACCCTCTCAAATGAGCAGTCTCTTCGTGTGTGCCGACGATTTTACGTTGCCCTCATCTTGTCACGATTGGTGCAG GAACTACCTGTAGGTGAGGTTTGTGCAGCCTTCAAAGTAGCACGGGGAATGGTTCAAGCTTTACAAGAAAATGCCGGAAGATTTGCATCTATGGTCTCTGTATTTTGTGAGAGACTTGGTTGGCTTGATCTGGAAGGCCTAGTAGCTAAATTTCAAAATCGTGTGTCATTTGGAGTGAGAGCAGAGATTGTAGAGCTTACTACTATCCCGTATGTAAAG GGCTCCCGGGCTAGAGCATTATACAAAGCTGGCTTGCGTACTCCTTTGGCAATTGCTGAAGCATCTGTTGCAGAAATAGCAAAGGCTCTCTTTGAATCGTCATCTTGGGCTGCGTCAG AAAATCTAGCACAGCGACGTGTTCATTTGGGGATAGCGAAGAAGATTAAGAATGGTGCAAGAAAAATTGTCCTTGATAAAGCTGAGGAGGCGAGAGCTGCTGCATTCTCAGCATTCCAATCACTTGGACTGAATGTTCCCCAACTTTCTCATCCTGTCTTGTTACCTGCCTCTGGTGACCTTATTGACACTGACGCAGTGACCCACTCCTCTGGAGAAAATAGTACCAGTAGCTCTTCTGATCATAAAAGAAAGCATATTTCAACTGAATTAGTTGAAAGACGGGGGAATGAATGTGCTCCAAATTCTGATGTTGGAAGGCCGGCAAAAAAACTAGTTACTGGCTTGGAAATTTCAGCTGAAAAAAAGGCAGTTAATTCCTTTCCTGGTGTTCTTGCCATTCGAGCTTCTTCTACATCAGATAAAGATTTTGTTCCAGTTAAGGGCACAACACCGATTCCTTGTTTGGGTCAGAATGAAACCATGCCATGTGTAGGAGTTATGAATGAGGAAGACCGGAAATGGGAGAAAAATAATGTGTGCAGTGGTAGCAATAAGCAACGTTCTAATGACAAAGGTCCCATTAATGTAATTAGTGCAAGCAGTTTGGATGCCCTTTTGGATGTCTTGGAATCTGTTGgagatttttattttgataTTCACTTCAACAAAAAGTCTGAAGTGAACTCTATGGTTGCTTATGAAGTACTTGGCCTTGCCATCTGCTGGGAAAATTCACCTGTGTATTATGTCAATCTTACTAAGATTTTACAGAACAGCAATGTTGACTCATGCAACAATTCCGGGCAAGTAAATTCAATTGATGCAAACATTTTGTCAGTTCCAGAAAATCTCCGGTGGATGAGGATTGGTAGGTTACTAGGGAGGATGGATGTTCGAAAATTTACTTGGAATTTAAAACATCAAATCATGGTGTTGAAAAATGCTGTTCTTTCACTGAATAAAAACAGCCTGAGTCAGACATTAAAAAGTACAGCCATTGAACTTGTTGATGGTTCGTTCTTTAGGTTGCCCAAGGTTATTCTGCAAAATGGAATTGACATCTGTATAGTAGCCTGGATCCTTTGGCCTGACGAGGAGAGAAGCTCTAATCCAAGTCTTGAGAAG GAAGTTAAGAAGCGTTTAACGAGTgaggcagcagcagcagctaatCAGAGTGGTAGGTGGAAAAATCAGATGCGAAGAGCTGCACATAATGGTTGTTGTCGCCGTGCTGCTCAAATACGGGCCCTACAGTGTGTTCTTTGGAAATTGCTTACTTCTGAAGAACTTGTTGATGCACTTTTGGGCATTGAACTTCCCTTG GTTCATGTCCTTGCAGAAATGGAGGACCAGGGAATGGGCGTTGACATGGAAGGTTGCCTCAAGGCACGACATTTGCTTAGTAAAAAGCTCAAGATTCTTGAAAAGGAAGCTTACAAACATGCTGGCAAGGTGTTTTCTCTGTATATGCCAGCAGATATTGCCAATGTGCTCTATGAACACTTGAAGCTCCCAATACCTGAGGGGCACAACAAAGGAAAACAGCATGCGAGCACAGACAAACATTGTTTGGACGCTCTAAG GCTTGAGCACCCTATTGTTCCGGTAATAAAGGAGCATCGAACATTATCAAAGCTCCTTAATTGTACATTAGGATCAATATGTTCTTTAGCAAAGTTGTCTATGAAGACGCAGAGGTATACACTGCATGGTCGTTGGCTCCAGACATCAACAGCAACAGGACGACTTTCGATGGAGGAACCTAATCTTCAG TGTGTTGAACATATGGTTGAATTTAGAATGCATCAAAATGGTGACGTGCAATGTGATTCTGATGGTACAGATTATAAAATCAACGCACGTGATTATTTTATTCCCACTGAG GAAAACTGGCTACTTTTAACAGCAGATTATTCTCAGATAGAACTGAGGTTGATGGCTCACTTCTCTAAGGACCCTTCTCTAATTGAACTACTCAGTGATCCGCATGGTGATGCCTTTACCATGGTTGCATCTAGATGGACGGGCAAGCTAGAATCCAATGTGAGCTCTCAAGAGAGAGACCAAACCAAAAGACTAGTGTATGGCATTCTTTACGGCATGGGTGCTAATACTCTTGCTGAGCAGCTGCATTGCAGTGCAGATGAAGCTAAAGCAAAAATCCAAAGTTTCAAAAATTCTTTCCCTGGCGTTGCTTCTTGGCTTCATGAGGCTGTTGCATTCTGCCGTCAACGAGG ATATGTGCAGACTCTTAAGGGTAGAAAACGCTTCTTATCAAAAATACAATTTGGCGATGGCAAGGAGAAAGCTAAAGCTCAGAGACAAGCTGTGAATTCAATATGTCAG GGTTCTGCAGCTGACATAATTAAGATAGCAATGATCAACATCTATTCTGTAATTGCTGAATCTGAGACACATAGTTCTACTGATGCACTTGTGACAAAATTTTCTATGCTCAAGGGCCGCTGCCATATTCTGTTGCAG GTGCATGATGAGTTGGTTATGGAAGTTGATCCGTCAGTTTTAAGGGAGGCTGGGTTATTGCTGAAGATGTGCATGGGGAGTGCTGCTTCTCTTTTAG TCCCTCTACAAGTAAAGGTGAAGGTTGGCAGGACTTGGGGTTCATTGGAGCCTTTCACTGTCAATGACGCCGGAGGATAA
- the LOC110805916 gene encoding uncharacterized protein: MKEQTPLLQKQTAFKTPFQHIFFYQHSLNPNNHSKQSNIKMQIIIVTNSNHFPLEITQQEPVLEIKQKIAVNLGIPTPLQTLSILGFELIDGLDMDDYPIIHDGTNIDLTLNNNFNPEHDLLLPCRIPITIKFSSKQINIEVDNISETVRSLKEKIHIIDATPIKRMLLYTSGVEMEEEYRYLSEYGVTEYSEITVFLKSMNRIKAEPPCRKVSMVVQTSKTLLNAATIPLEMKDTSTVNEVRQLLLSRKILPMDDYIFIHKQRIMRDNCTLRWHGVDNGDYLYVFKGTISKE, translated from the coding sequence ATGAAAGAACAGACACCATTACTCCAAAAACAAACTGCCTTTAAAACCCCATTTCAACACATATTCTTCTACCAACATTCATTGAACCCTAATAATCACTCAAAACAATCAAACATAAAAATGCAGATTATCATAGTCACAAACTCCAACCATTTCCCCCTTGAAATAACCCAGCAAGAACCCGTCCtagaaatcaaacaaaaaatcgCGGTAAACCTAGGCATCCCTACACCCTTACAAACACTTTCCATCTTAGGATTTGAACTCATCGATGGCCTCGACATGGATGACTACCCCATCATCCATGACGGTACTAACATTGATCTCACTCTCAACAACAACTTCAACCCAGAACACGACTTATTATTACCTTGTAGGATCCCTATCACAATAAAATTCTCTTCTAAACAGATCAACATAGAAGTAGACAACATATCAGAAACAGTCAGAAGTTTAAAGGAGAAAATCCACATAATTGATGCTACTCCTATAAAAAGGATGTTACTCTACACTTCAGGTGTTGAAATGGAGGAAGAATATCGATATCTGAGTGAGTATGGGGTCACTGAATACTCTGAGATTACTGTTTTTCTCAAGAGTATGAACCGGATTAAGGCTGAACCTCCCTGTAGGAAGGTTAGTATGGTGGTTCAGACATCGAAAACTTTGCTTAATGCGGCGACTATACCCTTGGAGATGAAGGATACAAGTACTGTTAATGAGGTCAGACAATTGCTGTTAAGTAGGAAGATTCTGCCTATGGATGATTATATTTTTATCCATAAACAGAGGATTATGCGCGATAATTGTACTCTTCGTTGGCATGGGGTTGACAATGGGGATTATCTCTATGTTTTTAAGGGTACAATTAGTAAAGAATAA
- the LOC110774913 gene encoding protein ALTERED PHOSPHATE STARVATION RESPONSE 1, with protein MGCAQSRIDNEEAVSRCKERKILMKEAVLARSAFVVGHSAYAIALRNAGSALSDYGHGETSADTAPPPPPVSAAEPPPPPPPPPQEPLPPPPPPLPVFTPSPLQRSVTMPEFSASKLGVSRMGSLEEEEESGGGDDEKVGRREEESGVKGMAWDYFFMSDDNNMMGGGGLDEIDEGEEEEEEEEDHRENLGTPFKTPVKTPGEVVGMGIETPPPPPPEAAVRHFLHSNSAPSEVLMGSSKVVENPDGIVNSNKVNLMKVLGEIDDYFLKASECAQNVTKLLEAHKFQYQSSFADNKVPVDHAARVMRVITWSSKGVLDGEKTDLEDSESLATVLDKLMAWEKKLYEEVKAGELMKLEYQRKVSVLNRQKKRGATAESLEKTKAAVSHLHTRYIVDMQSMDSTVSEVNDLRDQQLYPKLVELIDRMAQMWEDISIHHDNQLQVATELKSLDVILAPRETSKPHYQCTIQLSNVIQQWQEHFERLVDHQKHYIRSLNTWLKLNLIPIESSLKDKVSSPPRVHHPPIQSLLHAWHDSLEKLPDEVTRTAISSFGAVIKTIILHQEEEMRLKEKCEETRKEFLRKNQAFEDWYHKYMQRKGPEAMDPERGEDGPGKDPVTDRQVVVETLRKRLEEEVEKHQRHCVQVREKSLGTLKTRLPELFRALSEYAHACYDAYNKLRAIVLSHNSNGVPS; from the exons ATGGGGTGTGCTCAATCAAGAATAGACAATGAAGAAGCAGTATCCCGTTGCAAAGAGCGCAAAATCTTGATGAAAGAAGCAGTTTTAGCCCGAAGCGCCTTCGTTGTAGGACACTCTGCCTACGCAATCGCCCTTCGAAACGCCGGGTCGGCGCTGAGTGACTACGGCCACGGCGAGACCTCAGCTGACACGGCGCCCCCGCCGCCACCCGTGTCAGCTGCTGAACCCCCACCACCCCCACCTCCACCGCCACAAGAGCCACTCCCTCCTCCTCCCCCTCCATTGCCTGTCTTTACCCCTTCTCCCCTTCAGCGGTCCGTTACAATGCCGGAGTTTTCGGCTTCAAAACTGGGGGTTTCAAGAATGGGATCGctagaggaggaggaggaaagtggtggtggtgatgatgAGAAAGTTGGGAGAAGGGAAGAGGAGAGTGGTGTGAAAGGGATGGCTTGGGATTATTTCTTTATGTCAGATGATAATAATATGATGGGTGGTGGTGGGTTGGATGAAATTGATGAGGGtgaggaagaggaagaagaagaggaggatCACAGAGAAAATTTGGGAACTCCGTTTAAAACCCCCGTGAAGACGCCCGGTGAGGTGGTTGGGATGGGGATTGAGACGCCACCCCCACCGCCTCCCGAGGCGGCAGTGAGGCATTTTCTGCATTCTAACTCCGCACCATCCGAGGTTTTGATGGGAAGTAGTAAGGTGGTGGAGAATCCTGATGGTATTGTTAATAGTAATAAAGTTAATTTGATGAAAGTTTTAGGGGAGATTGATGATTATTTTCTCAAGGCTTCAGAATGTGCTCAAAATGTTACTAAGTTGTTGGAAGCTCATAAGTTCCAATATCAATCTAGTTTTGCTGAtaataaag TGCCCGTTGATCATGCTGCTAGAGTTATGCGTGTCATTACATGGTCATCAAAGGGAGTTCTTGATGGTGAAAAAACTGACCTTGAAGACAGTGAGTCACTTGCAACTGTCTTGGATAAACTGATGGCTTGGGAAAAAAAGCTGTATGAAGAAGTTAAG GCTGGTGAGCTAATGAAGCTGGAGTATCAGAGGAAGGTTTCAGTTCTTAATAGACAGAAGAAACGTGGTGCTACTGCTGAGTCGCTAGAGAAAACAAAAGCAGCCGTTAGTCATTTGCACACTCGATATATTGTTGACATGCAGTCCATGGATTCAACTGTATCAGAAGTGAATGATTTGCGAGATCAGCAGTTGTACCCTAAACTTGTTGAACTAATTGACAG AATGGCTCAGATGTGGGAGGATATCAGCATACACCATGATAACCAGCTGCAGGTTGCTACCGAACTCAAATCCCTCGATGTGATACTTGCTCCCCGGGAAACTAGCAAGCCCCACTATCAGTGCACAATCCAACTCTCCAATGTCATTCAACAATGGCAAGAGCACTTTGAGAGACTAGTAGACCATCAGAAACACTATATCCGGTCTCTAAACACCTGGTTGAAGCTAAACCTCATCCCAATTGAAAGCAGTCTAAAGGATAAAGTTTCTTCCCCACCCCGAGTCCACCACCCCCCAATTCAATCCCTCCTCCATGCATGGCATGATTCTCTAGAGAAACTCCCTGATGAGGTCACAAGAACAGCAATTTCCTCCTTTGGTGCTGTGATCAAGACCATCATATTGCACCAAGAGGAAGAGATGAGGTTGAAGGAAAAATGTGAGGAGACAAGGAAAGAGTTTTTAAGGAAGAATCAGGCATTTGAGGATTGGTATCACAAGTACATGCAACGGAAGGGTCCGGAAGCAATGGACCCCGAGAGAGGTGAAGACGGGCCTGGAAAGGATCCGGTAACGGACAGACAGGTTGTGGTGGAGACCTTAAGGAAAAGGTTGGAGGAAGAGGTGGAGAAACACCAGAGGCATTGTGTTCAAGTTAGAGAGAAGTCACTTGGAACCCTTAAAACACGGTTGCCCGAGCTGTTTAGGGCTTTGTCAGAATATGCTCATGCCTGTTATGATGCTTATAATAAACTGAGGGCTATTGTACTTTCCCATAATTCCAATGGTGTTCCTTCTTGA